A genomic region of Hippoglossus hippoglossus isolate fHipHip1 chromosome 8, fHipHip1.pri, whole genome shotgun sequence contains the following coding sequences:
- the grna gene encoding granulin a isoform X2: MQRWVVFCWALLALVAAEECPDGGRCAEGQTCCNDPTNGYECCPLEQAECCGDHTHCCPAGTICNSAESSCVNATMSIPWVERASADPPRLSKSFRMIKTYMREEDDNICPDQSRCPSEFSCLKALTRFGCCPLAQGVPCSDGKHCCPESHQCSGDSSSCIGKDLVTIVLCNDGVSECPDQTTCCEGPEGTWGCCPMPKAVCCEDKVHCCPEACTCDIQNSKCISSSTKKEMPMWAKLPARIRAEWENKKEAEEVTAGEANDGAAEKSPKVTTAITVPPSEEEASVSSVTKGVGGNDVQCNDTVACLDGSTCCRDKDHEWACCPLPEAVCCEDFIHCCPKGQKCNLTTQTCSDNTCSIPLVKKMPAFPRQRAPVGDVICDSTTSCPDGNTCCKNNSGGWACCPLPEAVCCQDLEHCCPKGKQCNLAAQSCDDVTRSVPWLEKVAALPRQDAQVGDVACNTTAACQDGETCCKTKDGGWSCCPLPQAVCCDDHVHCCPNGSTCDLATLTCDSTAGSTPMNQKMPAFATPAPTTAATTASSQVPSSTQTEEEEPEEEPEEVPEEDEIPTAQEEDEDVKSRIKCDDQISCPLHTTCCLIGESHQWGCCPLPEAVCCIGGEHCCPADYKCDESGTHCVKGELVIPSYTKLAATTTTSSVQADSSSVQCDALNLCPERTTCCQLVTGEWGCCPLQNAVCCPDKEHCCPQGYSCNTGSTSCHKLIMLQLETVPLTPVYLPERRPRPSPVKQTDVHCDEQTRCMEGQTCCRMSTTTWGCCQFPNAVCCSDMTHCCPSSCTCNEAGVCNHNTRLNWHNWHSWHMFLSNKKRALIV; the protein is encoded by the exons ATGCAGAGGTGGGTTGTGTTCTGCTGGGCTCTCCTCGCCCTGGTTGCTGCTGAAGAGTGTCCAGATGGAGGGAGATGTGCAGAAGGTCAAACCTGCTGCAACGACCCGACAAATGGGTACGAATGCTGCCCATTGGAGCAG GCTGAGTGCTGTGGGGATCACACGCATTGCTGTCCTGCAGGCACAATCTGCAATTCAGCCGAATCCAGCTGTGTGAACGCCACAATGTCCATCCCCTGGGTGGAAAGAGCTTCCGCTGATCCACCTAGACTCTCCAAA TCCTTTAGGATGATCAAGACGTacatgagggaggaagatgacaACATCTGTCCCGATCAATCACGATGCCCTTCCGAGTTTTCCTGCCTGAAGGCCTTGACGAGGTTTGGCTGCTGTCCCCTAGCTCAG GGAGTCCCCTGCTCTGATGGAAAACACTGCTGTCCAGAGAGCCACCAGTGCAGTGGAGACAGTAGTTCCTGCATCGGAAAAG atcTTGTGACTATTGTTTTGTGCAACGATGGAGTGTCAGAGTGTCCAGATCAAACCACCTGCTGTGAAGGCCCAGAAGGCACATGGGGATGCTGCCCAATGCCAAAG GCCGTTTGCTGTGAGGACAAGGTGCACTGCTGCCCTGAAGCGTGCACATGTGATATCCAAAACTCCAAATGTATTTCCTCATCCACCAAAAAAGAGATGCCAATGTGGGCCAAACTCCCAGCcaggatcagagcagagtgGGAGAACAAGAAAG AGGCCGAAGAAGTGACTGCCGGAGAAGCTAATGATGGTGCAGCAGAAAAATCCCCCAAGGTCACCACAGCAATTACAGTTCCCCCTTCAGAGGAGGAAGCATCTGTGTCATCTGTCACCAAAGGGGTTGGAG GTAACGACGTCCAGTGCAATGATACAGTAGCCTGTTTGGACGGGTCAACATGCTGTCGAGACAAAGACCATGAGTGGGCTTGCTGTCCTCTACCAGAG GCTGTTTGCTGTGAAGATTTCATACACTGCTGCCCAAAAGGTCAAAAGTGTAATCTAACCACCCAGACCTGCAGTGACAACACATGCTCGATACCCCTGGTCAAGAAGATGCCGGCGTTCCCCAGACAGCGTGCACCAGTGGGGGATGTTATATGTGACTCCACCACCAGTTGTCCAGATGGCAACACATGTTGTAAAAACAATTCGGGCGGCTGGGCTTGCTGTCCTCTGCCAGAG GCTGTTTGCTGTCAAGATCTTGAACACTGCTGCCCAAAAGGTAAGCAGTGCAACCTGGCGGCCCAGTCCTGCGACGATGTCACACGCTCCGTGCCGTGGCTCGAGAAGGTTGCTGCGCTCCCCAGGCAGGACGCACAGGTGGGGGATGTTGCATGCAACACCACCGCTGCTTGTCAAGACGGCGAAACATGTTGTAAAACCAAAGATGGTGGCTGGTCGTGCTGTCCTCTACCTCAG GCGGTCTGCTGTGACGACCACGTGCACTGTTGTCCCAATGGCTCCACCTGTGACCTTGCCACCCTCACCTGTGACAGCACCGCCGGCTCGACGCCCATGAATCAGAAGATGCCTGCATTTGCGACCCCTGCTCCCACTACAGCAGCCACTACAGCATCAAGTCAGGTACCAAGCTCAACGCAAACAGAG GAGGAGGAACCTGAGGAGGAACCTGAGGAGgtacctgaggaggacgagatCCCGACAGCacaagaggaggatgaagacgtGAAGAGCAGAATTAAGTGTGATGACCAAATCAGCTGCCCTCTGCACACGACCTGCTGCCTCATAGGCGAGTCGCATCAGTGGGGCTGCTGCCCACTGCCAGAG GCGGTGTGCTGCATTGGTGGGGAACACTGTTGCCCGGCCGACTACAAGTGTGATGAGAGTGGGACACACTGCGTCAAAGGAGAGCTGGTGATCCCATCATACACCAAGCTCgcagccaccaccaccaccagcagcgTCCAGGCTGATTCTAGCTCTGTGCAGTGCGACGCTCTGAATCTGTGCCCTGAACGCACCACCTGCTGTCAGCTCGTCACCGGCGAGTGGGGCTGCTGCCCACTGCAAAAT GCTGTGTGCTGCCCAGATAAGGAGCACTGCTGCCCACAGGGCTACAGCTGCAACACGGGCTCCACGTCCTGTCACAAGCTCATcatgctgcagctggagaccgTCCCGCTGACGCCGGTCTACCTGCCTGAGCGTCGACCCCGGCCCAGTCCTGTAAAGCAGACAGACGTGCACTGTGATGAGCAGACCAGATGCATGGAAGgacagacctgctgcaggatgtCCACCACGACATGGGGCTGCTGTCAATTTCCTAAT GCGGTGTGCTGCAGCGACATGACCCACTGCTGTCCCAGCAGCTGCACGTGCAATGAAGCCGGCGTCTGCAACCACAACACCAGGCTTAACTGGCACAACTGGCACAGCTGGCACATGTTCCTGTCCAACAAGAAGAGAGCCCTGATTGTGTGA
- the grna gene encoding granulin a isoform X6 — MQRWVVFCWALLALVAAEECPDGGRCAEGQTCCNDPTNGYECCPLEQAECCGDHTHCCPAGTICNSAESSCVNATMSIPWVERASADPPRLSKSFRMIKTYMREEDDNICPDQSRCPSEFSCLKALTRFGCCPLAQGVPCSDGKHCCPESHQCSGDSSSCIGKDLVTIVLCNDGVSECPDQTTCCEGPEGTWGCCPMPKAVCCEDKVHCCPEACTCDIQNSKCISSSTKKEMPMWAKLPARIRAEWENKKEAEEVTAGEANDGAAEKSPKVTTAITVPPSEEEASVSSVTKGVGGNDVQCNDTVACLDGSTCCRDKDHEWACCPLPEAVCCEDFIHCCPKGQKCNLTTQTCSDNTCSIPLVKKMPAFPRQRAPVGDVICDSTTSCPDGNTCCKNNSGGWACCPLPEAVCCDDHVHCCPNGSTCDLATLTCDSTAGSTPMNQKMPAFATPAPTTAATTASSQVPSSTQTEAEEPEEEPEEVPEEEPEEEPEEVPEEDEIPTAQEEDEDVKSRIKCDDQISCPLHTTCCLIGESHQWGCCPLPEAVCCIGGEHCCPADYKCDESGTHCVKGELVIPSYTKLAATTTTSSVQADSSSVQCDALNLCPERTTCCQLVTGEWGCCPLQNAVCCPDKEHCCPQGYSCNTGSTSCHKLIMLQLETVPLTPVYLPERRPRPSPVKQTDVHCDEQTRCMEGQTCCRMSTTTWGCCQFPNAVCCSDMTHCCPSSCTCNEAGVCNHNTRLNWHNWHSWHMFLSNKKRALIV, encoded by the exons ATGCAGAGGTGGGTTGTGTTCTGCTGGGCTCTCCTCGCCCTGGTTGCTGCTGAAGAGTGTCCAGATGGAGGGAGATGTGCAGAAGGTCAAACCTGCTGCAACGACCCGACAAATGGGTACGAATGCTGCCCATTGGAGCAG GCTGAGTGCTGTGGGGATCACACGCATTGCTGTCCTGCAGGCACAATCTGCAATTCAGCCGAATCCAGCTGTGTGAACGCCACAATGTCCATCCCCTGGGTGGAAAGAGCTTCCGCTGATCCACCTAGACTCTCCAAA TCCTTTAGGATGATCAAGACGTacatgagggaggaagatgacaACATCTGTCCCGATCAATCACGATGCCCTTCCGAGTTTTCCTGCCTGAAGGCCTTGACGAGGTTTGGCTGCTGTCCCCTAGCTCAG GGAGTCCCCTGCTCTGATGGAAAACACTGCTGTCCAGAGAGCCACCAGTGCAGTGGAGACAGTAGTTCCTGCATCGGAAAAG atcTTGTGACTATTGTTTTGTGCAACGATGGAGTGTCAGAGTGTCCAGATCAAACCACCTGCTGTGAAGGCCCAGAAGGCACATGGGGATGCTGCCCAATGCCAAAG GCCGTTTGCTGTGAGGACAAGGTGCACTGCTGCCCTGAAGCGTGCACATGTGATATCCAAAACTCCAAATGTATTTCCTCATCCACCAAAAAAGAGATGCCAATGTGGGCCAAACTCCCAGCcaggatcagagcagagtgGGAGAACAAGAAAG AGGCCGAAGAAGTGACTGCCGGAGAAGCTAATGATGGTGCAGCAGAAAAATCCCCCAAGGTCACCACAGCAATTACAGTTCCCCCTTCAGAGGAGGAAGCATCTGTGTCATCTGTCACCAAAGGGGTTGGAG GTAACGACGTCCAGTGCAATGATACAGTAGCCTGTTTGGACGGGTCAACATGCTGTCGAGACAAAGACCATGAGTGGGCTTGCTGTCCTCTACCAGAG GCTGTTTGCTGTGAAGATTTCATACACTGCTGCCCAAAAGGTCAAAAGTGTAATCTAACCACCCAGACCTGCAGTGACAACACATGCTCGATACCCCTGGTCAAGAAGATGCCGGCGTTCCCCAGACAGCGTGCACCAGTGGGGGATGTTATATGTGACTCCACCACCAGTTGTCCAGATGGCAACACATGTTGTAAAAACAATTCGGGCGGCTGGGCTTGCTGTCCTCTGCCAGAG GCGGTCTGCTGTGACGACCACGTGCACTGTTGTCCCAATGGCTCCACCTGTGACCTTGCCACCCTCACCTGTGACAGCACCGCCGGCTCGACGCCCATGAATCAGAAGATGCCTGCATTTGCGACCCCTGCTCCCACTACAGCAGCCACTACAGCATCAAGTCAGGTACCAAGCTCAACGCAAACAGAGGCGGAAGAACCTGAGGAGGAACCTGAGGAGGTACCTGAGGAGGAACCTGAGGAGGAACCTGAGGAGgtacctgaggaggacgagatCCCGACAGCacaagaggaggatgaagacgtGAAGAGCAGAATTAAGTGTGATGACCAAATCAGCTGCCCTCTGCACACGACCTGCTGCCTCATAGGCGAGTCGCATCAGTGGGGCTGCTGCCCACTGCCAGAG GCGGTGTGCTGCATTGGTGGGGAACACTGTTGCCCGGCCGACTACAAGTGTGATGAGAGTGGGACACACTGCGTCAAAGGAGAGCTGGTGATCCCATCATACACCAAGCTCgcagccaccaccaccaccagcagcgTCCAGGCTGATTCTAGCTCTGTGCAGTGCGACGCTCTGAATCTGTGCCCTGAACGCACCACCTGCTGTCAGCTCGTCACCGGCGAGTGGGGCTGCTGCCCACTGCAAAAT GCTGTGTGCTGCCCAGATAAGGAGCACTGCTGCCCACAGGGCTACAGCTGCAACACGGGCTCCACGTCCTGTCACAAGCTCATcatgctgcagctggagaccgTCCCGCTGACGCCGGTCTACCTGCCTGAGCGTCGACCCCGGCCCAGTCCTGTAAAGCAGACAGACGTGCACTGTGATGAGCAGACCAGATGCATGGAAGgacagacctgctgcaggatgtCCACCACGACATGGGGCTGCTGTCAATTTCCTAAT GCGGTGTGCTGCAGCGACATGACCCACTGCTGTCCCAGCAGCTGCACGTGCAATGAAGCCGGCGTCTGCAACCACAACACCAGGCTTAACTGGCACAACTGGCACAGCTGGCACATGTTCCTGTCCAACAAGAAGAGAGCCCTGATTGTGTGA
- the grna gene encoding granulin a isoform X4: MQRWVVFCWALLALVAAEECPDGGRCAEGQTCCNDPTNGYECCPLEQAECCGDHTHCCPAGTICNSAESSCVNATMSIPWVERASADPPRLSKSFRMIKTYMREEDDNICPDQSRCPSEFSCLKALTRFGCCPLAQGVPCSDGKHCCPESHQCSGDSSSCIGKDLVTIVLCNDGVSECPDQTTCCEGPEGTWGCCPMPKAVCCEDKVHCCPEACTCDIQNSKCISSSTKKEMPMWAKLPARIRAEWENKKEAEEVTAGEANDGAAEKSPKVTTAITVPPSEEEASVSSVTKGVGGNDVQCNDTVACLDGSTCCRDKDHEWACCPLPEAVCCEDFIHCCPKGQKCNLTTQTCSDNTCSIPLVKKMPAFPRQRAPVGDVICDSTTSCPDGNTCCKNNSGGWACCPLPEAVCCQDLEHCCPKGKQCNLAAQSCDDVTRSVPWLEKVAALPRQDAQVGDVACNTTAACQDGETCCKTKDGGWSCCPLPQAVCCDDHVHCCPNGSTCDLATLTCDSTAGSTPMNQKMPAFATPAPTEEEPEEEPEEVPEEDEIPTAQEEDEDVKSRIKCDDQISCPLHTTCCLIGESHQWGCCPLPEAVCCIGGEHCCPADYKCDESGTHCVKGELVIPSYTKLAATTTTSSVQADSSSVQCDALNLCPERTTCCQLVTGEWGCCPLQNAVCCPDKEHCCPQGYSCNTGSTSCHKLIMLQLETVPLTPVYLPERRPRPSPVKQTDVHCDEQTRCMEGQTCCRMSTTTWGCCQFPNAVCCSDMTHCCPSSCTCNEAGVCNHNTRLNWHNWHSWHMFLSNKKRALIV; encoded by the exons ATGCAGAGGTGGGTTGTGTTCTGCTGGGCTCTCCTCGCCCTGGTTGCTGCTGAAGAGTGTCCAGATGGAGGGAGATGTGCAGAAGGTCAAACCTGCTGCAACGACCCGACAAATGGGTACGAATGCTGCCCATTGGAGCAG GCTGAGTGCTGTGGGGATCACACGCATTGCTGTCCTGCAGGCACAATCTGCAATTCAGCCGAATCCAGCTGTGTGAACGCCACAATGTCCATCCCCTGGGTGGAAAGAGCTTCCGCTGATCCACCTAGACTCTCCAAA TCCTTTAGGATGATCAAGACGTacatgagggaggaagatgacaACATCTGTCCCGATCAATCACGATGCCCTTCCGAGTTTTCCTGCCTGAAGGCCTTGACGAGGTTTGGCTGCTGTCCCCTAGCTCAG GGAGTCCCCTGCTCTGATGGAAAACACTGCTGTCCAGAGAGCCACCAGTGCAGTGGAGACAGTAGTTCCTGCATCGGAAAAG atcTTGTGACTATTGTTTTGTGCAACGATGGAGTGTCAGAGTGTCCAGATCAAACCACCTGCTGTGAAGGCCCAGAAGGCACATGGGGATGCTGCCCAATGCCAAAG GCCGTTTGCTGTGAGGACAAGGTGCACTGCTGCCCTGAAGCGTGCACATGTGATATCCAAAACTCCAAATGTATTTCCTCATCCACCAAAAAAGAGATGCCAATGTGGGCCAAACTCCCAGCcaggatcagagcagagtgGGAGAACAAGAAAG AGGCCGAAGAAGTGACTGCCGGAGAAGCTAATGATGGTGCAGCAGAAAAATCCCCCAAGGTCACCACAGCAATTACAGTTCCCCCTTCAGAGGAGGAAGCATCTGTGTCATCTGTCACCAAAGGGGTTGGAG GTAACGACGTCCAGTGCAATGATACAGTAGCCTGTTTGGACGGGTCAACATGCTGTCGAGACAAAGACCATGAGTGGGCTTGCTGTCCTCTACCAGAG GCTGTTTGCTGTGAAGATTTCATACACTGCTGCCCAAAAGGTCAAAAGTGTAATCTAACCACCCAGACCTGCAGTGACAACACATGCTCGATACCCCTGGTCAAGAAGATGCCGGCGTTCCCCAGACAGCGTGCACCAGTGGGGGATGTTATATGTGACTCCACCACCAGTTGTCCAGATGGCAACACATGTTGTAAAAACAATTCGGGCGGCTGGGCTTGCTGTCCTCTGCCAGAG GCTGTTTGCTGTCAAGATCTTGAACACTGCTGCCCAAAAGGTAAGCAGTGCAACCTGGCGGCCCAGTCCTGCGACGATGTCACACGCTCCGTGCCGTGGCTCGAGAAGGTTGCTGCGCTCCCCAGGCAGGACGCACAGGTGGGGGATGTTGCATGCAACACCACCGCTGCTTGTCAAGACGGCGAAACATGTTGTAAAACCAAAGATGGTGGCTGGTCGTGCTGTCCTCTACCTCAG GCGGTCTGCTGTGACGACCACGTGCACTGTTGTCCCAATGGCTCCACCTGTGACCTTGCCACCCTCACCTGTGACAGCACCGCCGGCTCGACGCCCATGAATCAGAAGATGCCTGCATTTGCGACCCCTGCTCCCA CTGAGGAGGAACCTGAGGAGGAACCTGAGGAGgtacctgaggaggacgagatCCCGACAGCacaagaggaggatgaagacgtGAAGAGCAGAATTAAGTGTGATGACCAAATCAGCTGCCCTCTGCACACGACCTGCTGCCTCATAGGCGAGTCGCATCAGTGGGGCTGCTGCCCACTGCCAGAG GCGGTGTGCTGCATTGGTGGGGAACACTGTTGCCCGGCCGACTACAAGTGTGATGAGAGTGGGACACACTGCGTCAAAGGAGAGCTGGTGATCCCATCATACACCAAGCTCgcagccaccaccaccaccagcagcgTCCAGGCTGATTCTAGCTCTGTGCAGTGCGACGCTCTGAATCTGTGCCCTGAACGCACCACCTGCTGTCAGCTCGTCACCGGCGAGTGGGGCTGCTGCCCACTGCAAAAT GCTGTGTGCTGCCCAGATAAGGAGCACTGCTGCCCACAGGGCTACAGCTGCAACACGGGCTCCACGTCCTGTCACAAGCTCATcatgctgcagctggagaccgTCCCGCTGACGCCGGTCTACCTGCCTGAGCGTCGACCCCGGCCCAGTCCTGTAAAGCAGACAGACGTGCACTGTGATGAGCAGACCAGATGCATGGAAGgacagacctgctgcaggatgtCCACCACGACATGGGGCTGCTGTCAATTTCCTAAT GCGGTGTGCTGCAGCGACATGACCCACTGCTGTCCCAGCAGCTGCACGTGCAATGAAGCCGGCGTCTGCAACCACAACACCAGGCTTAACTGGCACAACTGGCACAGCTGGCACATGTTCCTGTCCAACAAGAAGAGAGCCCTGATTGTGTGA
- the grna gene encoding granulin a isoform X3, whose translation MQRWVVFCWALLALVAAEECPDGGRCAEGQTCCNDPTNGYECCPLEQAECCGDHTHCCPAGTICNSAESSCVNATMSIPWVERASADPPRLSKSFRMIKTYMREEDDNICPDQSRCPSEFSCLKALTRFGCCPLAQGVPCSDGKHCCPESHQCSGDSSSCIGKDLVTIVLCNDGVSECPDQTTCCEGPEGTWGCCPMPKAVCCEDKVHCCPEACTCDIQNSKCISSSTKKEMPMWAKLPARIRAEWENKKEAEEVTAGEANDGAAEKSPKVTTAITVPPSEEEASVSSVTKGVGGNDVQCNDTVACLDGSTCCRDKDHEWACCPLPEAVCCEDFIHCCPKGQKCNLTTQTCSDNTCSIPLVKKMPAFPRQRAPVGDVICDSTTSCPDGNTCCKNNSGGWACCPLPEAVCCQDLEHCCPKGKQCNLAAQSCDDVTRSVPWLEKVAALPRQDAQVGDVACNTTAACQDGETCCKTKDGGWSCCPLPQAVCCDDHVHCCPNGSTCDLATLTCDSTAGSTPMNQKMPAFATPAPTEEEPEEVPEEEPEEEPEEVPEEDEIPTAQEEDEDVKSRIKCDDQISCPLHTTCCLIGESHQWGCCPLPEAVCCIGGEHCCPADYKCDESGTHCVKGELVIPSYTKLAATTTTSSVQADSSSVQCDALNLCPERTTCCQLVTGEWGCCPLQNAVCCPDKEHCCPQGYSCNTGSTSCHKLIMLQLETVPLTPVYLPERRPRPSPVKQTDVHCDEQTRCMEGQTCCRMSTTTWGCCQFPNAVCCSDMTHCCPSSCTCNEAGVCNHNTRLNWHNWHSWHMFLSNKKRALIV comes from the exons ATGCAGAGGTGGGTTGTGTTCTGCTGGGCTCTCCTCGCCCTGGTTGCTGCTGAAGAGTGTCCAGATGGAGGGAGATGTGCAGAAGGTCAAACCTGCTGCAACGACCCGACAAATGGGTACGAATGCTGCCCATTGGAGCAG GCTGAGTGCTGTGGGGATCACACGCATTGCTGTCCTGCAGGCACAATCTGCAATTCAGCCGAATCCAGCTGTGTGAACGCCACAATGTCCATCCCCTGGGTGGAAAGAGCTTCCGCTGATCCACCTAGACTCTCCAAA TCCTTTAGGATGATCAAGACGTacatgagggaggaagatgacaACATCTGTCCCGATCAATCACGATGCCCTTCCGAGTTTTCCTGCCTGAAGGCCTTGACGAGGTTTGGCTGCTGTCCCCTAGCTCAG GGAGTCCCCTGCTCTGATGGAAAACACTGCTGTCCAGAGAGCCACCAGTGCAGTGGAGACAGTAGTTCCTGCATCGGAAAAG atcTTGTGACTATTGTTTTGTGCAACGATGGAGTGTCAGAGTGTCCAGATCAAACCACCTGCTGTGAAGGCCCAGAAGGCACATGGGGATGCTGCCCAATGCCAAAG GCCGTTTGCTGTGAGGACAAGGTGCACTGCTGCCCTGAAGCGTGCACATGTGATATCCAAAACTCCAAATGTATTTCCTCATCCACCAAAAAAGAGATGCCAATGTGGGCCAAACTCCCAGCcaggatcagagcagagtgGGAGAACAAGAAAG AGGCCGAAGAAGTGACTGCCGGAGAAGCTAATGATGGTGCAGCAGAAAAATCCCCCAAGGTCACCACAGCAATTACAGTTCCCCCTTCAGAGGAGGAAGCATCTGTGTCATCTGTCACCAAAGGGGTTGGAG GTAACGACGTCCAGTGCAATGATACAGTAGCCTGTTTGGACGGGTCAACATGCTGTCGAGACAAAGACCATGAGTGGGCTTGCTGTCCTCTACCAGAG GCTGTTTGCTGTGAAGATTTCATACACTGCTGCCCAAAAGGTCAAAAGTGTAATCTAACCACCCAGACCTGCAGTGACAACACATGCTCGATACCCCTGGTCAAGAAGATGCCGGCGTTCCCCAGACAGCGTGCACCAGTGGGGGATGTTATATGTGACTCCACCACCAGTTGTCCAGATGGCAACACATGTTGTAAAAACAATTCGGGCGGCTGGGCTTGCTGTCCTCTGCCAGAG GCTGTTTGCTGTCAAGATCTTGAACACTGCTGCCCAAAAGGTAAGCAGTGCAACCTGGCGGCCCAGTCCTGCGACGATGTCACACGCTCCGTGCCGTGGCTCGAGAAGGTTGCTGCGCTCCCCAGGCAGGACGCACAGGTGGGGGATGTTGCATGCAACACCACCGCTGCTTGTCAAGACGGCGAAACATGTTGTAAAACCAAAGATGGTGGCTGGTCGTGCTGTCCTCTACCTCAG GCGGTCTGCTGTGACGACCACGTGCACTGTTGTCCCAATGGCTCCACCTGTGACCTTGCCACCCTCACCTGTGACAGCACCGCCGGCTCGACGCCCATGAATCAGAAGATGCCTGCATTTGCGACCCCTGCTCCCA CTGAGGAGGAACCTGAGGAGGTACCTGAGGAGGAACCTGAGGAGGAACCTGAGGAGgtacctgaggaggacgagatCCCGACAGCacaagaggaggatgaagacgtGAAGAGCAGAATTAAGTGTGATGACCAAATCAGCTGCCCTCTGCACACGACCTGCTGCCTCATAGGCGAGTCGCATCAGTGGGGCTGCTGCCCACTGCCAGAG GCGGTGTGCTGCATTGGTGGGGAACACTGTTGCCCGGCCGACTACAAGTGTGATGAGAGTGGGACACACTGCGTCAAAGGAGAGCTGGTGATCCCATCATACACCAAGCTCgcagccaccaccaccaccagcagcgTCCAGGCTGATTCTAGCTCTGTGCAGTGCGACGCTCTGAATCTGTGCCCTGAACGCACCACCTGCTGTCAGCTCGTCACCGGCGAGTGGGGCTGCTGCCCACTGCAAAAT GCTGTGTGCTGCCCAGATAAGGAGCACTGCTGCCCACAGGGCTACAGCTGCAACACGGGCTCCACGTCCTGTCACAAGCTCATcatgctgcagctggagaccgTCCCGCTGACGCCGGTCTACCTGCCTGAGCGTCGACCCCGGCCCAGTCCTGTAAAGCAGACAGACGTGCACTGTGATGAGCAGACCAGATGCATGGAAGgacagacctgctgcaggatgtCCACCACGACATGGGGCTGCTGTCAATTTCCTAAT GCGGTGTGCTGCAGCGACATGACCCACTGCTGTCCCAGCAGCTGCACGTGCAATGAAGCCGGCGTCTGCAACCACAACACCAGGCTTAACTGGCACAACTGGCACAGCTGGCACATGTTCCTGTCCAACAAGAAGAGAGCCCTGATTGTGTGA